A single genomic interval of Psychroserpens sp. NJDZ02 harbors:
- a CDS encoding glycosyltransferase, whose protein sequence is MKLAIVTAYPPSKVTLNEYAYHLVKHFRQKENVTEIVLLTDKTEGAKDIAFTEKGCKITVKECWAFNSYTNIINVTKAINSTKPDAVLFNLQFMKFGDKKIAAALGLMLPLVCKLKKIPNIVLLHNILEEVDLGSAGFTSSKIMQKVYGFIGTSLTRLILQADTVAVTMQKYVAILEKKYKVDNVMLIPHGTFEISEEKPGYNLPEGPLQVMTFGKFGTYKKVESMIEAVEKVRASTGLDLEVVIAGTDNPNVPGYLAKVQDDYKHVSQVRFTGYVEEYEVPTLFQESAVVVFPYTSTTGSSGVLHQAGSYGKAVVMPDLGDLALLVKDEGYQGDFFEPTSVESLATAIEAIVTNDTHRIALGKANYEAATAYPMEKIADMYLNQFNAIIKKKRKNNS, encoded by the coding sequence ATGAAACTAGCCATTGTAACCGCATATCCTCCAAGTAAAGTAACCTTAAATGAGTATGCTTATCACTTAGTAAAACATTTTAGACAAAAAGAAAATGTTACTGAAATAGTTTTACTAACAGACAAAACAGAGGGGGCTAAAGATATTGCGTTTACAGAAAAGGGCTGTAAAATTACAGTAAAAGAATGTTGGGCATTTAATAGCTACACAAATATTATAAACGTGACTAAAGCGATTAATAGTACAAAACCAGATGCTGTATTATTCAATTTACAATTTATGAAGTTTGGAGACAAAAAAATTGCAGCAGCTTTAGGGTTAATGTTACCACTGGTTTGTAAGTTGAAAAAGATACCTAATATCGTGTTATTGCATAATATATTGGAAGAAGTCGATTTAGGATCAGCAGGATTTACATCTAGTAAAATCATGCAAAAAGTCTATGGTTTTATAGGGACTAGTTTAACGCGATTAATTTTACAAGCAGATACAGTTGCAGTAACCATGCAAAAGTATGTTGCTATTTTGGAGAAAAAATATAAAGTAGATAATGTGATGTTAATTCCGCATGGCACATTTGAAATTTCTGAAGAAAAACCAGGATATAACTTGCCTGAAGGGCCTTTACAAGTGATGACTTTTGGTAAGTTTGGAACGTATAAAAAAGTAGAATCTATGATTGAAGCGGTTGAGAAAGTAAGAGCATCCACAGGGCTAGACCTTGAAGTTGTTATTGCAGGAACGGACAATCCCAATGTGCCTGGCTATTTAGCAAAAGTACAAGACGACTATAAGCATGTTTCGCAAGTACGTTTTACGGGTTATGTAGAAGAGTATGAGGTGCCAACCTTGTTTCAGGAAAGTGCAGTAGTTGTATTTCCATATACTTCTACAACAGGAAGCTCAGGTGTATTGCACCAGGCAGGAAGTTATGGAAAAGCAGTGGTTATGCCCGATTTAGGAGACCTTGCTTTATTAGTAAAAGATGAAGGGTATCAAGGTGATTTTTTTGAACCAACATCTGTGGAGAGTTTAGCGACAGCAATTGAAGCTATCGTTACCAATGATACACACAGAATAGCTTTAGGGAAAGCAAATTATGAAGCAGCAACTGCTTACCCAATGGAAAAGATTGCGGATATGTATTTGAATCAATTTAATGCAATCATCAAAAAAAAACGAAAAAATAATAGCTAA
- a CDS encoding PhnA domain-containing protein, with the protein MSVLQMLQERSNTTCELCTSPTDTRQYNIPPSLTETVDTCVLVCGNCYDQIEKNTEMDVNHWRCLNDSMWSEHVAVQIMAWRMLQRLRSEGWPKDLLDMMYLDEDNLAIARLTDEHKDEADKIIHRDVNGVILETGDSVVLVKDLKIKGSSQVAKQGTAVRNIRLDRENATYIEGKVGPTLTVIITEYVKKL; encoded by the coding sequence ATGAGCGTACTTCAAATGTTACAAGAAAGAAGTAACACAACTTGCGAGTTGTGTACTTCTCCAACAGATACTAGACAATATAATATTCCGCCATCATTAACAGAAACCGTAGATACTTGCGTATTAGTGTGTGGAAATTGTTATGATCAAATCGAAAAAAACACAGAGATGGATGTAAACCATTGGAGGTGTTTAAACGATAGTATGTGGTCAGAACACGTTGCTGTTCAGATTATGGCTTGGAGAATGTTACAACGTTTAAGAAGCGAAGGTTGGCCTAAAGATTTGTTAGACATGATGTACTTGGATGAAGATAATTTAGCAATCGCTAGATTAACGGACGAGCATAAAGACGAAGCAGATAAAATTATACATAGAGATGTAAATGGTGTTATTTTAGAAACTGGAGATAGTGTTGTTTTAGTTAAAGATCTTAAAATAAAAGGATCTAGTCAAGTTGCTAAACAAGGTACAGCAGTTAGAAATATTAGATTGGACCGCGAAAATGCAACTTATATTGAAGGTAAAGTGGGACCAACACTAACCGTTATTATTACAGAATACGTTAAGAAACTATAA
- a CDS encoding DUF4407 domain-containing protein encodes MLKQFFIICSGADTDLLKTSSIGEQNKYAGIGATIFFTAVLAFIASSYALYTIFDSLFTSIGFGLVWGLLIFNLDRFIVSTIKKRGSFFNQLFQATPRLILALIIAIVISKPLELKIFEKEINQVLLIEKNAMTLQNQDDIALQFLPKETELKQKITALKTNIDTKEAEVTALYNTYITEAEGTSGSNKLGKGPVYKEKRDKHDTALAELQLLKTESKDKVAIIETELLLLKTKYDSQIVNTQLIIDGFDGLMARVTALNTLPWLPSFFIFLLFLAIETSPIIAKLLSPKGEYDFKLEDQETAIKTIVEQRVQERKLSVKADFKINDKIYTDLSEDDELYQYKHKNARALLQLQADAFYKQQQKAL; translated from the coding sequence ATGTTAAAACAATTTTTCATCATCTGTTCTGGAGCAGATACAGACCTCCTTAAAACCTCTTCCATTGGAGAACAAAACAAATATGCAGGCATAGGCGCCACAATCTTTTTTACTGCAGTACTAGCTTTTATAGCTTCAAGCTATGCGCTATACACCATTTTTGACAGCCTATTCACGTCTATTGGATTTGGATTAGTTTGGGGGCTTTTAATTTTTAATCTAGACCGTTTTATTGTATCAACCATCAAAAAAAGAGGTTCATTTTTTAATCAATTGTTTCAAGCAACACCTCGACTAATTTTAGCTTTAATTATTGCTATTGTAATATCAAAACCTTTAGAGCTTAAGATTTTTGAAAAAGAAATCAATCAAGTCTTATTGATCGAAAAAAATGCAATGACGCTGCAAAACCAAGACGACATTGCTTTACAATTTTTGCCAAAAGAAACCGAATTGAAACAAAAAATTACAGCATTAAAGACTAATATTGACACAAAAGAAGCTGAAGTTACAGCACTTTACAACACCTACATCACAGAAGCAGAAGGCACTTCTGGATCAAATAAATTAGGAAAAGGTCCTGTCTACAAAGAAAAAAGAGACAAACACGATACGGCTTTAGCTGAATTACAACTATTAAAAACAGAGTCCAAAGATAAAGTTGCCATAATTGAAACCGAATTACTTTTACTAAAAACCAAATACGATAGTCAAATTGTCAATACACAACTTATAATTGACGGTTTTGATGGTTTAATGGCACGTGTGACCGCTTTAAACACATTACCCTGGCTACCTTCTTTTTTTATATTCTTATTATTCTTAGCTATTGAAACCTCTCCAATAATAGCAAAACTACTATCACCTAAGGGAGAATATGATTTTAAACTAGAAGATCAAGAAACAGCTATTAAAACGATTGTTGAGCAACGTGTACAAGAAAGAAAACTATCTGTAAAAGCTGACTTTAAAATAAATGATAAAATTTATACTGATTTATCTGAAGACGATGAGCTGTATCAATACAAACATAAAAATGCACGTGCATTACTGCAACTTCAAGCCGATGCGTTTTACAAACAACAACAAAAAGCGTTATAA
- a CDS encoding glycoside hydrolase family 2 TIM barrel-domain containing protein, producing MVGLNKNILRTILIISYIMIVALIISGISALFSYLNTGADRSKMLHTEIRKVEQYIPKVTWEPLQNEGRAMDNQTLNALQNDYLDAWYVKQVAYRTNKTAGIKDYYTDSARKNIIDFIALNKADTISLEATTLNHKPTLEFFSEDGQLAVITDRDVVEYKRVFKNEALVLETTETSTYKMVFLLEDGFWRIRHLVKEMSTPFVVEANKINTDSLTLKGINYYPKATPWDMFGDAFSKDTISNDFKIIKAAGLNSVRLFVQYDDFGKAEVNPLKLEKLKQTLDAAEENNLKVVLTLFDFYGDYSVMNWTLNQHHAKKIVSTFKDHNAIIAWDIKNEPNLDFDSRGEDLVVSWLDNMIDAVKSVDSIHPVTIGWSNTQSATILKDKVDFVSFHYYEDLSALDTAIKTMRKDIPNKKLVLQEFGISSYSGFWKPFGSSEEDQANYHKKIQEIIASNNLQFMSWTLYDFVDVPKAVVGSRPWRRNTQKHFGFIDKNGAKKASFKYITN from the coding sequence ATGGTAGGTCTTAATAAAAACATACTACGTACCATATTAATCATCTCATATATTATGATTGTAGCCTTAATTATTTCTGGTATTAGTGCGTTGTTTAGTTATCTAAATACGGGAGCAGATCGAAGTAAAATGCTACATACAGAAATTAGGAAAGTAGAACAATACATCCCTAAAGTAACTTGGGAACCTTTACAAAATGAAGGAAGAGCAATGGATAATCAAACACTTAATGCTCTACAAAATGATTATCTAGATGCTTGGTACGTGAAACAAGTCGCTTACAGAACTAATAAAACTGCGGGTATTAAAGATTACTATACAGACAGTGCTAGAAAAAATATCATTGATTTTATAGCTTTAAATAAAGCAGACACCATTAGTCTTGAAGCGACAACGCTAAACCATAAACCTACTTTAGAGTTTTTTAGTGAAGATGGACAATTAGCAGTGATTACAGATCGTGATGTTGTCGAATATAAACGTGTTTTTAAAAATGAAGCATTAGTTTTAGAAACCACAGAAACTTCTACCTATAAAATGGTGTTTTTATTAGAAGATGGTTTTTGGCGTATTAGACATCTAGTAAAAGAAATGAGTACCCCTTTTGTAGTTGAAGCAAACAAAATCAATACGGATAGCTTAACACTTAAAGGTATTAACTACTATCCAAAAGCAACGCCTTGGGACATGTTTGGAGATGCTTTTTCTAAAGACACAATCAGTAATGACTTTAAAATAATAAAAGCTGCTGGATTAAATTCTGTACGATTATTTGTGCAATATGATGATTTTGGCAAAGCAGAAGTCAACCCGTTAAAGTTGGAAAAACTAAAACAAACCTTAGATGCTGCAGAAGAGAACAACCTAAAAGTGGTCTTAACATTATTTGATTTTTATGGCGATTACTCAGTGATGAATTGGACATTAAACCAACATCACGCAAAAAAAATAGTCTCTACTTTTAAAGATCACAACGCTATTATAGCTTGGGATATTAAAAACGAACCCAACTTAGATTTTGATTCTAGAGGAGAAGACTTAGTAGTCTCTTGGTTAGACAATATGATAGATGCAGTAAAATCTGTTGACTCGATTCACCCAGTAACTATTGGATGGTCAAATACACAAAGTGCAACTATTTTAAAAGATAAAGTTGATTTTGTATCGTTTCATTACTATGAAGATTTAAGCGCTTTAGACACCGCTATAAAAACCATGCGTAAAGACATTCCGAATAAAAAACTAGTGTTACAAGAATTTGGAATCTCCTCTTATTCTGGGTTCTGGAAACCTTTTGGTAGCTCTGAAGAAGATCAAGCTAATTATCACAAAAAAATCCAAGAGATCATCGCGTCTAATAATCTGCAATTCATGTCTTGGACACTATACGATTTTGTTGATGTGCCTAAGGCAGTTGTAGGTAGTCGACCTTGGCGTCGTAATACCCAAAAACATTTTGGGTTTATTGACAAAAACGGGGCAAAAAAGGCGTCATTTAAATACATTACGAATTAA
- a CDS encoding tetratricopeptide repeat protein, which translates to MKLKFFTLLTLLLTVAFSHAQDMQEGFTYLETGKYAKAETFFSTILKEYPDNKTARLCYGRAIGLNGKPEDANTLFTNLLADYPTDFEVKLNYGESLLWNSNFPKAKTYFKSLIDEDPKSFPALLSYANTLSNLKEYQEALKYVDKALDVLPGNPNALTSKKYMYLGYAYQKQQAQQYDEAEILLKKNLALFNNDKDTLLNLANLYLIANRLDDAQATYAILAEKPENKITALNGSALVSHLNGKEKEALHLSQQAYDSLETSTDPTLIQQTTERYAQALIWNKKYKTADTLIAKLIETKPNDNWVLALRATLNIYKSDFKKSVTDYDQILVNDSTSFDGNLGNANALKALGKYDAAYTSAENTLKFYDNQKDASNFIKNLNTTFTPTYEGKTSYTFDNGDNEAFAFNNNLEFPFSTKFKLLGSYNYRSTNNPVTNNEATSHDVNFGLSYQLLPNATFKGTAGLTSAKATTNDYTQLLTDLSFNIKPFKLQDLTVGYKRELQSFNAELLDREIVQNNFYANYSLNTNFNVGWFTQYFYTSQSDKNARNLLFTSLYYNILPKPSLKAGINYQYITFKNQVPTIYFSPETFNAAEVFANIIKDEAITKPKEWFYELTAATGLQYIDDDSSQSTYRIQGKLGYKFSERCLANLFTTRSNIASATAAGFTFNEIGLRFKWLLFEMPVFRD; encoded by the coding sequence ATGAAACTCAAATTTTTCACCCTACTTACCCTACTATTAACTGTTGCTTTTAGTCATGCTCAAGACATGCAAGAAGGCTTTACCTATTTAGAGACGGGTAAGTACGCTAAAGCGGAAACATTTTTCAGTACGATATTAAAAGAGTATCCAGACAATAAGACCGCTAGACTATGTTATGGTCGTGCTATTGGGTTAAACGGAAAACCAGAAGATGCTAACACCCTTTTTACAAATCTATTAGCAGATTACCCAACGGATTTTGAGGTGAAGTTAAATTATGGCGAATCGTTATTATGGAATAGTAATTTTCCAAAAGCAAAAACCTACTTTAAAAGTTTAATAGACGAAGACCCAAAAAGTTTTCCTGCCTTATTAAGTTATGCCAATACCCTATCCAATTTAAAGGAGTATCAAGAGGCCCTAAAATATGTCGATAAAGCTTTAGACGTTTTACCAGGAAATCCAAATGCATTAACCTCTAAAAAATACATGTATTTAGGCTATGCTTACCAAAAGCAACAAGCACAACAGTATGATGAAGCAGAAATATTACTTAAAAAAAACCTAGCATTGTTTAATAACGACAAAGACACCTTATTAAACTTAGCTAACTTATATTTAATTGCAAACAGATTAGACGATGCCCAAGCAACCTATGCTATTTTAGCTGAAAAACCTGAAAATAAAATCACTGCATTAAATGGTTCTGCTTTAGTATCTCACTTAAACGGAAAAGAAAAAGAGGCCTTACATTTAAGCCAACAAGCTTATGATAGTTTAGAGACTTCAACAGATCCAACATTAATACAACAAACCACAGAGCGTTACGCACAAGCTTTAATTTGGAATAAAAAATATAAAACGGCAGATACGCTTATCGCGAAATTAATAGAAACTAAACCTAATGATAATTGGGTCTTAGCTTTACGTGCGACCCTTAATATTTATAAAAGTGATTTTAAAAAGAGTGTTACAGACTATGACCAAATTTTGGTTAATGATAGCACATCGTTTGATGGTAACTTAGGAAATGCAAACGCGCTAAAAGCTTTAGGAAAATATGATGCGGCTTATACCTCTGCAGAAAACACCTTAAAATTTTACGACAACCAAAAGGATGCATCCAATTTTATAAAAAACCTCAACACAACCTTTACACCAACTTACGAAGGCAAAACATCATACACCTTTGATAATGGAGACAACGAAGCTTTTGCTTTTAATAACAATTTAGAGTTTCCGTTTTCAACAAAATTCAAACTTTTAGGAAGTTATAACTACAGAAGCACCAATAACCCGGTAACTAATAATGAAGCAACATCGCATGACGTTAACTTTGGTCTTTCTTATCAACTACTTCCAAACGCAACTTTTAAAGGTACTGCAGGACTAACCTCTGCAAAGGCAACCACTAATGACTACACACAACTATTAACAGATCTTTCTTTTAATATCAAACCGTTTAAACTGCAAGATTTAACCGTTGGTTATAAACGTGAATTACAAAGTTTTAATGCCGAGTTATTAGATCGTGAAATTGTACAGAATAACTTTTATGCCAACTACAGCTTAAACACCAATTTTAATGTTGGTTGGTTTACACAGTACTTTTACACTAGTCAGAGTGATAAAAACGCAAGAAACCTTTTATTTACCTCATTATATTATAACATCTTACCAAAACCGTCACTCAAAGCTGGTATCAACTACCAATACATTACATTTAAAAATCAAGTCCCAACCATTTATTTTTCTCCTGAGACCTTCAATGCTGCAGAGGTATTTGCAAACATTATTAAAGATGAAGCCATTACAAAACCTAAAGAATGGTTTTATGAGTTAACGGCTGCCACAGGATTACAATATATAGATGACGATAGTAGCCAAAGCACCTACAGAATACAAGGAAAATTAGGTTACAAATTCTCGGAACGTTGCTTAGCTAACTTATTTACAACCCGTAGTAATATTGCATCTGCAACCGCTGCAGGTTTTACTTTTAACGAAATTGGTCTACGTTTTAAATGGCTGCTATTTGAGATGCCTGTTTTTAGAGACTAA
- a CDS encoding STAS domain-containing protein yields the protein MALRITQQDNTITLEGTLNTETVNNFKSHFNFILNAFKNVTLNIDKVKDIDDSAMQILKAMYVNGVKNNMMFFVEGNRSEAIYEAFQYPNVA from the coding sequence ATGGCACTTAGAATTACACAACAAGATAATACAATTACTTTAGAAGGAACATTAAATACTGAAACTGTAAATAATTTTAAATCTCATTTTAATTTTATTTTAAATGCTTTTAAAAATGTAACTTTAAATATCGATAAGGTAAAAGATATTGACGACTCTGCAATGCAAATATTAAAAGCAATGTATGTCAATGGTGTAAAAAATAACATGATGTTTTTTGTAGAAGGAAACAGAAGTGAAGCAATCTACGAAGCATTTCAGTATCCTAATGTAGCTTAA
- a CDS encoding response regulator, translating into MRVLAIDDQQLVLLPLQKRLAELGYEVKIETDAAKGLELYESFKPDLVIVDINMPGVSGLEVVKHIRITKNSQIPIMVLSGDTKDETITEGFDLGINDYMKKPLSLNEISARVKRLIGVPEGQAAVSTSNVMIQERCVGVVIPCYNEEERLLSDEFTSYIDKNSGYHLCFVNDGSKDKTLEVLNQLKKGREDFITVYDCEKNGGKAEAVRLGMLHMAKKEDLDYIGFLDADLSTDLADFDDLVKTIETSEFKIVSGSRISRMGADITKESARKIISLTINFIIRKILKMDFKDTQCGAKIFRKDVIDIAFGEKFITQWIFDVEIFKRMSIHFGLKEAKAMLCEQPLKRWIHADGSKLSMKDSVKIVGQLGQIAWVYRNKKQNTKKAA; encoded by the coding sequence ATGAGAGTTTTAGCCATCGACGACCAACAACTAGTTCTACTTCCATTACAAAAAAGATTAGCCGAATTAGGTTATGAAGTAAAAATTGAAACTGATGCCGCTAAAGGATTAGAATTATACGAATCCTTTAAACCTGATTTAGTTATTGTAGATATTAATATGCCAGGTGTTTCTGGATTAGAAGTTGTAAAGCATATTAGAATTACTAAAAACTCTCAAATACCAATAATGGTACTGAGTGGAGATACAAAAGATGAAACTATTACGGAAGGTTTTGATTTAGGAATTAATGACTACATGAAAAAGCCATTAAGCTTAAACGAAATTAGCGCACGTGTAAAACGATTGATTGGTGTTCCTGAAGGGCAAGCTGCTGTGTCTACAAGTAATGTGATGATTCAAGAGCGTTGCGTAGGTGTTGTTATACCTTGTTATAATGAAGAAGAGCGTTTGTTAAGTGATGAGTTTACTAGCTATATTGATAAAAATTCGGGTTATCATTTATGTTTTGTAAATGATGGTAGTAAAGATAAAACGTTAGAAGTTTTAAATCAATTAAAAAAAGGAAGAGAAGACTTTATTACCGTGTATGACTGTGAGAAAAATGGAGGGAAAGCAGAAGCAGTACGTTTAGGAATGTTACACATGGCTAAAAAAGAGGATTTAGATTATATCGGTTTTTTAGATGCTGATTTATCTACGGATTTAGCCGATTTTGACGATCTAGTTAAAACGATAGAAACTTCAGAGTTTAAAATTGTAAGCGGGTCTAGAATCTCAAGAATGGGAGCTGACATTACAAAAGAATCTGCAAGAAAAATAATTAGTCTAACCATTAATTTTATAATCAGAAAGATTTTAAAAATGGATTTTAAAGACACGCAATGTGGTGCCAAAATTTTCCGTAAAGATGTTATCGATATCGCTTTTGGCGAAAAATTTATAACTCAATGGATTTTTGATGTAGAGATTTTTAAAAGAATGAGTATTCATTTCGGACTAAAAGAAGCTAAAGCTATGCTTTGTGAACAACCATTAAAAAGATGGATTCATGCTGATGGTTCTAAATTATCTATGAAAGATTCAGTAAAAATTGTTGGGCAATTAGGACAGATTGCTTGGGTTTACAGAAACAAAAAGCAAAACACTAAAAAAGCCGCATAA
- a CDS encoding oligosaccharide flippase family protein: MSFLSLLKTKKVTPEQVFMLSVLAVNGGNYLYNLILGRVLGPAQFADAAVLITFLLVLSFVAMTFQLVTAKFSVIFENETFTNFVATIYKNATIVGLGFGALIIVFAKQLQSVFNTSSSAMFTIFGIGVPIYFLMSVNRGVFQGKKEFKSLSITYQAEMLSRLVITLGLIFLLDMQSSVVIAVGILISFGFGLVPFKFKNLNFKKTIAVEASQSKQVKSFFVITAFYELTQIIINNSDILLVKHYFDSYDAGLYASLALIGRIVYFVAWMFVMLLLPTVVQLKKEGKATAPILFKYVGYIAAIATTIVIGCALFPRTAITLLFGDSYLAMAPLLWKYALATGLFAISNIFAYYYLSLDRYIPVVISGVFGTLQMGLVIFFHESLEQVVHMQIIAMVLLLVIQLVFFMFDSKLKK; the protein is encoded by the coding sequence ATGTCTTTTTTATCTCTTTTAAAAACCAAAAAAGTAACTCCAGAACAAGTGTTTATGCTAAGCGTTTTAGCAGTCAATGGGGGGAATTATTTGTACAATCTTATTTTAGGACGTGTTTTAGGTCCTGCTCAATTTGCGGATGCAGCAGTACTAATTACCTTTTTATTGGTGTTATCTTTTGTGGCGATGACGTTTCAATTAGTAACGGCCAAATTTTCTGTGATTTTTGAAAATGAAACGTTTACCAATTTTGTTGCTACAATTTATAAAAATGCCACGATTGTTGGTTTAGGCTTTGGTGCTTTAATTATTGTTTTTGCCAAACAGTTACAATCGGTATTTAACACCTCGTCTTCTGCGATGTTTACCATATTTGGAATTGGAGTGCCTATCTATTTTTTAATGAGTGTGAATAGGGGTGTTTTTCAGGGTAAAAAAGAATTTAAATCATTATCCATTACTTATCAAGCCGAAATGTTAAGCCGATTAGTAATCACTTTAGGTTTAATCTTTTTACTTGATATGCAATCTTCCGTAGTTATTGCAGTTGGGATTTTAATTTCTTTTGGTTTTGGTTTAGTGCCTTTTAAATTCAAAAATTTAAATTTTAAAAAGACTATTGCAGTTGAAGCTAGTCAATCCAAACAAGTTAAAAGCTTTTTTGTTATAACAGCATTTTACGAGCTAACACAGATAATAATTAACAATAGTGATATCTTGCTGGTTAAACATTACTTTGACTCTTACGACGCAGGATTATATGCGTCACTAGCTTTGATTGGTCGTATAGTATATTTTGTGGCTTGGATGTTTGTCATGTTGTTATTGCCAACAGTGGTTCAGCTTAAAAAAGAAGGTAAAGCCACAGCACCAATATTATTTAAATACGTGGGTTATATTGCTGCAATAGCAACGACAATTGTTATTGGTTGCGCGTTGTTTCCTAGAACGGCCATAACATTATTATTTGGTGATAGTTATTTAGCAATGGCGCCTTTATTATGGAAGTACGCTCTGGCTACTGGCTTGTTTGCTATTTCTAACATCTTTGCTTACTATTATTTATCGTTGGACAGATATATTCCTGTCGTTATTTCAGGTGTTTTTGGAACGCTTCAAATGGGATTAGTTATCTTTTTTCATGAGAGTTTAGAACAAGTAGTACATATGCAAATTATAGCAATGGTTTTATTGTTAGTAATACAATTGGTCTTTTTTATGTTTGATTCTAAATTAAAAAAGTAA
- a CDS encoding family 2 glycosyl transferase, whose product MKTGIIIIFHNNEKDIDTAVFTNQLRESKDIQFCLVNNASKDNTLLALQDIKDARLPNVSIVDIRKFKSDVSAVRAGARFMFNQFNLKHLGYVCTNLLNIKYQGLNGLVKAINENHEVIEDYNTQNLKDRGIKLTLFQSLFSVVEYLKKVNVKNKFVHSQYLSKL is encoded by the coding sequence ATGAAAACAGGTATCATAATAATCTTTCATAACAATGAGAAAGATATAGACACAGCCGTATTTACTAATCAGCTTAGAGAGTCCAAAGACATTCAGTTTTGTTTAGTTAATAATGCAAGTAAGGACAATACGCTTTTGGCTTTACAAGATATTAAAGACGCTAGATTACCCAATGTATCAATAGTAGATATCAGAAAATTTAAATCGGATGTGTCAGCAGTAAGAGCAGGCGCTAGATTTATGTTTAATCAATTTAATTTAAAACATTTAGGATATGTCTGTACCAATTTGTTGAATATTAAATACCAAGGATTAAATGGTTTAGTAAAAGCAATTAACGAAAACCATGAGGTTATTGAAGATTATAACACACAAAACTTAAAAGATCGTGGTATTAAGTTAACATTATTTCAAAGTTTATTTTCAGTAGTAGAGTATTTGAAAAAAGTGAATGTCAAAAATAAATTTGTGCACAGTCAGTATTTAAGTAAACTATAA
- a CDS encoding type I phosphomannose isomerase catalytic subunit, which translates to MKVYPIKFNPILKEKIWGGNKLGQLLGKATDKDNVGESWEISDVNGNISEVSNGDYKGANLKELIATHKADLLGAENFENFGCNFPLLIKFLDAKTDLSVQVHPDNKMAKKHHDSFGKTEMWYIMDSDANADIVLGLKDKTTDPELLNHINADNVDAIFNREQVTKGDSFFIPAGKIHAIGAGVLAAEIQQTSDITYRVYDWDRTDDSGQKRELHTKLAEQATKQFDSNGKAEYALQPNTSASLVNCDYFTTNILDITNHQVKDYSHIDSFIIFMCVEGRVDITAGLHTETVKMGETILIPANVKEVNFNSDGAKLLEVFVGSHLTQNLQQAS; encoded by the coding sequence ATGAAAGTCTATCCAATAAAATTTAATCCAATATTAAAAGAGAAAATCTGGGGCGGTAACAAACTAGGACAACTTTTAGGGAAAGCTACAGATAAAGATAATGTTGGTGAGAGCTGGGAGATTTCTGATGTTAATGGAAATATTTCAGAAGTTAGTAATGGTGATTATAAAGGTGCTAATTTAAAAGAATTAATAGCAACACATAAAGCAGATCTTTTAGGAGCAGAAAACTTTGAGAATTTTGGTTGTAATTTTCCGCTATTAATTAAATTTTTGGATGCTAAAACTGATTTGTCAGTACAAGTACATCCCGATAATAAAATGGCTAAAAAGCACCATGATAGTTTTGGAAAGACAGAAATGTGGTATATAATGGATAGTGATGCTAATGCCGATATTGTATTAGGTTTAAAAGATAAAACAACGGATCCAGAGCTTTTAAATCATATTAATGCAGATAATGTAGATGCGATTTTTAACAGAGAGCAAGTTACAAAAGGAGATAGTTTTTTTATTCCAGCAGGAAAAATTCATGCGATTGGTGCAGGTGTTTTAGCTGCTGAAATTCAGCAAACTTCAGATATTACCTACCGTGTGTATGATTGGGACAGAACAGATGATTCTGGACAGAAAAGAGAATTGCATACCAAGTTAGCAGAACAAGCAACAAAACAATTTGACTCTAATGGTAAAGCAGAATACGCTTTACAACCTAACACTAGTGCCAGTTTAGTGAATTGCGACTATTTTACGACCAATATTTTAGATATTACAAATCATCAAGTAAAGGATTACTCTCACATTGATTCGTTTATTATTTTTATGTGTGTAGAAGGTCGGGTAGATATTACTGCAGGCCTACATACTGAGACTGTAAAAATGGGGGAAACTATTTTAATTCCAGCCAACGTAAAAGAAGTTAACTTTAACTCAGACGGCGCAAAATTATTAGAAGTATTTGTAGGTAGTCACTTAACACAAAACTTACAACAAGCATCTTAG